The following proteins are encoded in a genomic region of Chryseobacterium cucumeris:
- a CDS encoding tetratricopeptide repeat protein — MSKINSLFLGLILAGSVSLVNAQTTQPETSAATSQTTNPTIEDLKKQIAANPKDAESLAKLANAYQEASDWPNAIDTWKKISALLPDWAPAYYSQAYAYQSAKDDANAKIAYEKYIATVKPEEVDQNKKNLAYAYFYLAFTEQKTDPNKAKEHIAKSIQYDPTNQDAVKLSKALNS; from the coding sequence ATGAGTAAAATTAATAGCCTGTTTTTAGGCTTAATACTAGCAGGAAGTGTAAGTCTTGTAAATGCACAAACGACTCAGCCTGAAACCTCAGCAGCAACGAGTCAAACAACTAATCCAACTATCGAAGATCTTAAAAAACAGATCGCGGCCAATCCCAAAGATGCAGAATCATTAGCAAAACTGGCTAATGCTTATCAGGAGGCTTCAGACTGGCCAAATGCAATTGACACCTGGAAAAAAATATCAGCTTTATTACCGGACTGGGCTCCGGCTTATTACAGCCAGGCTTATGCCTATCAGTCTGCAAAAGATGATGCCAACGCAAAAATTGCTTATGAAAAGTATATTGCAACGGTAAAACCTGAAGAAGTAGATCAAAACAAGAAGAATCTGGCATATGCTTATTTCTATCTTGCCTTTACAGAGCAGAAAACAGATCCTAATAAAGCAAAAGAACATATTGCGAAATCGATACAGTATGATCCTACCAACCAGGATGCTGTGAAGCTTAGCAAAGCATTAAATTCTTAG
- the fsa gene encoding fructose-6-phosphate aldolase: MKFFIDTANLEQIKEARDLGILDGVTTNPSLMAKEGIQGAEAIKNHYKTICELVDGDISAEVLSTTYEEMIKEGDELAAIHPNIVVKIPMIKDGIKALKYFSDKGIKTNCTLIFSPGQALLAAKAGATYVSPFLGRLDDISTDGLNLIQEIRLIFDNYMYETEILAASIRHSMHIIDCAKIGADVITSPLPPILSLLKHPLTDSGLAQFVADSQKLA, from the coding sequence ATGAAATTTTTTATTGACACAGCTAATTTAGAGCAAATCAAGGAAGCAAGAGACCTTGGAATTTTAGATGGTGTAACAACCAACCCTTCCCTAATGGCAAAAGAAGGTATTCAGGGAGCTGAAGCCATCAAAAACCATTATAAAACGATCTGCGAGCTTGTAGACGGAGATATTTCTGCGGAAGTTCTTTCTACAACGTATGAAGAAATGATTAAAGAAGGAGACGAATTGGCTGCTATTCACCCGAATATCGTTGTAAAAATTCCGATGATCAAAGACGGAATCAAAGCTTTAAAATATTTTTCCGATAAAGGTATCAAAACTAACTGTACATTGATCTTCTCTCCGGGGCAGGCTCTTCTGGCAGCTAAAGCAGGAGCAACTTATGTTTCTCCGTTCTTAGGAAGATTAGATGATATTTCTACAGACGGTTTGAACCTTATTCAGGAAATCAGATTGATTTTCGATAACTATATGTACGAAACTGAAATCCTGGCAGCTTCTATCCGTCACTCAATGCATATTATCGACTGTGCTAAAATCGGGGCTGATGTTATCACATCTCCACTTCCTCCGATTTTGAGCTTATTGAAGCACCCATTAACAGACAGCGGATTGGCTCAGTTTGTTGCAGATTCTCAGAAATTAGCATAA
- a CDS encoding BlaI/MecI/CopY family transcriptional regulator, translated as MKIQTLTKAEEQVMQYLWKIEKGFLKDVLDLFPEPKPHTNTVSTILKVLKDKEFVDYRVHGRQHEYFPLVSKEQYSGKTMKSLVKNYFKGSYKSAVSFLVEKNEMTVEDLEMLLDELKNKD; from the coding sequence ATGAAAATTCAGACTTTAACAAAAGCAGAAGAACAGGTAATGCAGTATTTATGGAAGATAGAAAAAGGATTTCTTAAGGATGTTCTTGATCTTTTTCCGGAACCCAAGCCCCATACCAATACGGTATCTACCATTTTAAAAGTGTTGAAAGACAAAGAATTTGTAGACTATCGTGTACATGGAAGACAGCATGAGTATTTTCCGCTGGTTTCAAAAGAACAGTATTCCGGGAAAACCATGAAAAGTCTTGTAAAGAACTATTTCAAAGGCTCTTACAAAAGTGCCGTTTCATTTCTGGTAGAAAAAAATGAAATGACGGTAGAAGATCTTGAGATGCTATTGGATGAACTCAAAAATAAAGACTAG
- a CDS encoding M56 family metallopeptidase, with translation MEAILLYFGKIILCSGVTFLYYQLSLKDKTFHHYNRFYLLAAIVISLLLPLIRVDDFTIEVNNDMYMLLDKIQNFNSEKNINNGNLYFNIIFSALGLVSFYFLGRLLYGIFKIQQFKNQFQKESFDGINFYRTDLNEAPFSYFKNLFWKNTITLHSDIGKQILKHEMVHIEQKHSFDKIFIEIITSVFWFNPFFHIIKKEINLIHEYLADKKAVQQSDTKAFAQMLLASHFSGTQLPAASPFLSSNLKKRLKMLQKPKTKFGYARRILALPVLFTVAFAYLVNAKNREIEETNLSIKKAVSEIKKDTIRPEKSVQGNIPELKTLSPGEHKKLTDLEKKIKEKEKELDGLDPESDAFSDKIEEISNLASEIGEVAAKVEVDKYFNSAEWKNQMKELENMDPLDKKELRKIKRAAKKAGREAARAVKDIVPPTPPNAPDAPLAPIAPEAPLAPKAPKAPKVVYFKNNNTVYYKDLSAKEKEEVRKAMAEARDAMKEALKARVEGETARAEGDRIRVKAERIRIDGEKIRKQFEKARAEAEKRSVSFRDGAFIKFDGKPDVIVMNADFIKKDGNGNIAMNGVKNFRISGNDDVQYKYYIDGREVSKDDVNSLDTSNISKVNVNTQKKGDVKQGEIRIETKK, from the coding sequence ATGGAAGCAATACTTTTATACTTTGGAAAAATTATTTTATGTTCAGGTGTAACATTTTTGTATTATCAATTGTCTTTAAAGGACAAGACATTCCATCATTATAACAGATTTTATCTGCTGGCAGCAATTGTGATATCCCTGTTATTGCCGCTCATCCGAGTAGATGATTTTACGATAGAGGTGAATAATGATATGTATATGCTTCTTGACAAGATTCAGAATTTTAATTCAGAAAAAAATATAAACAATGGTAACCTTTATTTTAACATTATTTTTTCAGCTCTGGGACTGGTTTCTTTCTATTTTCTAGGAAGGCTGCTGTATGGGATTTTTAAAATCCAGCAGTTTAAAAATCAATTTCAGAAAGAAAGCTTTGACGGGATCAACTTTTACCGTACAGACCTTAATGAAGCTCCGTTTTCCTATTTTAAAAACCTGTTCTGGAAGAATACAATTACCCTGCATTCTGATATCGGAAAACAGATTTTAAAGCATGAAATGGTACATATTGAGCAGAAACATTCCTTTGATAAGATCTTTATCGAGATTATTACTTCTGTTTTCTGGTTCAATCCGTTTTTTCATATCATCAAAAAAGAAATTAATCTCATCCACGAATACCTGGCGGATAAAAAAGCCGTACAGCAGTCGGACACCAAAGCATTTGCGCAGATGCTTTTAGCAAGCCACTTTTCCGGAACACAGTTGCCTGCTGCCAGTCCGTTTCTAAGTTCAAACCTTAAAAAAAGACTTAAGATGTTACAAAAACCAAAAACCAAGTTCGGATATGCGCGAAGAATTCTTGCATTACCGGTTTTATTTACCGTAGCGTTTGCTTATCTGGTAAATGCGAAGAACAGAGAAATCGAAGAAACCAATCTTTCTATTAAAAAAGCAGTTTCAGAAATCAAAAAAGATACCATCAGACCTGAAAAATCGGTTCAGGGAAATATCCCGGAATTAAAAACCTTATCACCCGGTGAACACAAAAAATTAACTGATCTTGAAAAGAAGATAAAAGAAAAAGAGAAGGAGCTGGATGGATTGGATCCGGAAAGTGATGCCTTCAGTGATAAAATTGAAGAAATAAGTAATCTGGCATCAGAGATTGGAGAGGTCGCTGCCAAAGTTGAAGTTGATAAATATTTCAATTCTGCTGAATGGAAAAATCAGATGAAGGAGCTTGAAAATATGGATCCTCTTGATAAGAAAGAACTTCGCAAAATAAAAAGAGCAGCTAAAAAAGCGGGAAGAGAGGCTGCAAGAGCGGTAAAAGACATCGTTCCGCCCACACCGCCTAATGCACCAGATGCACCTCTGGCGCCAATAGCTCCAGAAGCTCCACTTGCCCCAAAGGCTCCTAAAGCTCCCAAAGTAGTTTATTTTAAAAATAATAACACCGTTTACTATAAGGATCTGAGCGCTAAAGAAAAAGAAGAAGTACGCAAAGCAATGGCAGAAGCCAGAGATGCGATGAAAGAAGCTTTAAAAGCCAGAGTAGAAGGTGAAACAGCAAGAGCCGAAGGAGACAGAATCAGAGTGAAGGCTGAAAGAATCAGAATTGATGGGGAAAAAATCCGAAAACAATTTGAAAAAGCCCGTGCAGAAGCAGAGAAAAGATCTGTCAGCTTCAGAGACGGAGCATTTATTAAATTTGACGGTAAACCTGATGTTATTGTAATGAATGCTGATTTTATCAAAAAAGATGGCAACGGAAATATTGCCATGAATGGGGTGAAAAATTTCAGAATAAGCGGTAATGATGATGTACAATACAAGTATTATATTGACGGAAGGGAAGTTTCTAAGGACGATGTTAACTCATTGGATACAAGTAATATATCGAAAGTTAATGTCAATACTCAGAAAAAAGGAGATGTTAAGCAAGGGGAAATAAGAATTGAAACAAAGAAATAA
- a CDS encoding YdeI/OmpD-associated family protein, producing MKNNSFSATLEIIGINPFVFVPEEILETIFEKSGRNKSPIAVKGTVNGKEFKQNLMKYLGEWRLYVNLIMLKNSPKRIGEIIEVVLEYDDSDRSIPVHPQLEKAIKESALAAENFEKLTPSRKNELVRYINNLKTEASIQRNIEKIIRHLHGETDFFGKMIE from the coding sequence ATGAAAAACAATAGTTTCAGCGCCACTTTGGAAATCATAGGAATTAATCCTTTTGTATTTGTTCCGGAAGAAATATTGGAAACGATTTTTGAAAAATCCGGGAGAAATAAGAGCCCTATTGCTGTCAAAGGAACGGTGAACGGGAAAGAATTCAAACAAAATCTTATGAAATATTTAGGTGAGTGGAGGCTTTACGTGAATCTGATTATGCTGAAAAATTCTCCCAAAAGAATCGGGGAAATTATTGAAGTTGTTCTGGAATATGATGATTCCGACCGAAGTATACCTGTTCATCCTCAATTAGAAAAGGCAATCAAAGAAAGTGCTTTAGCTGCGGAAAATTTTGAAAAGCTGACTCCCTCAAGAAAAAATGAGCTGGTAAGGTATATCAATAATTTAAAAACCGAAGCCAGTATTCAGAGAAATATTGAGAAAATCATCAGGCATCTACATGGTGAAACAGATTTTTTTGGAAAAATGATTGAGTAG
- the dacB gene encoding D-alanyl-D-alanine carboxypeptidase/D-alanyl-D-alanine-endopeptidase, translating to MKKTFAVLILSVQMVAAQNIAQKLDKVTKDLMDSSGAVSSSLSFYVSDENGNFLYEYQGNKGLSTASTQKIFTAGAALETLGKNYTFTTTSSYSGNISGGTLNGNLFISSNGDPTLGSWRYDGYKPENFKRKLIDAIKNSGITKISGDLIIDDSYFDHQTIPGGWPWDDLGNYYGAGVWGINWKENQFDININGTDFKSFSYPLEGVKWLNDLKTGGNSDQSLIFTAPHSDVALINGMLPAGKTVTVSGSAPNPPLQLAAEVKQWLKESGIELSGKAVTNSQLEIDGKNPLSAPKNNILLTYQSPTLDKIVYWFLRKSINLYGETFIKTLGKEKKGNSSFKSGVAYLKEFWKSRGINPNMINFADGSGLSPQNYVSAKAEVQALLYAKKQSWFEAYYDGFPVQDNGMKMKSGTMRDTKSFAGYHTAKDGKKYVFSIIINNYQGSGNTELQKILNVLK from the coding sequence ATGAAAAAAACATTTGCAGTTCTCATACTCTCTGTACAGATGGTTGCTGCACAGAATATAGCCCAAAAATTAGATAAAGTAACAAAGGATCTTATGGATTCTTCAGGAGCAGTATCTTCCAGCTTATCTTTTTATGTTTCCGATGAAAACGGAAACTTTTTATATGAATATCAGGGAAATAAAGGTCTTTCTACTGCCTCTACACAAAAGATTTTCACGGCAGGAGCTGCACTGGAAACTTTAGGAAAAAACTATACTTTTACCACCACTTCAAGCTATTCCGGAAATATCTCCGGAGGAACGCTGAATGGAAACCTTTTCATCAGCTCCAATGGCGACCCTACTTTGGGAAGCTGGAGATATGATGGCTATAAACCCGAAAATTTTAAAAGGAAACTGATTGATGCAATCAAAAATTCAGGGATAACAAAAATATCCGGTGATCTGATTATTGATGATTCTTATTTTGATCATCAAACGATTCCGGGAGGCTGGCCGTGGGATGACCTGGGGAATTACTATGGTGCGGGTGTATGGGGAATCAACTGGAAAGAGAACCAGTTTGATATCAATATTAATGGAACCGATTTTAAAAGCTTTTCTTATCCGCTGGAGGGTGTAAAGTGGCTGAATGACCTGAAAACAGGAGGAAACTCGGATCAAAGCTTGATCTTTACCGCTCCTCATTCTGATGTCGCTTTGATTAATGGAATGCTTCCGGCTGGAAAAACAGTAACGGTTTCCGGTTCTGCTCCCAATCCGCCGCTACAGCTGGCAGCAGAAGTAAAACAATGGCTGAAGGAATCAGGAATTGAACTTTCTGGAAAAGCTGTAACGAATTCTCAGCTTGAAATAGATGGAAAAAATCCTTTATCAGCTCCAAAAAATAATATTCTCCTGACTTATCAATCTCCGACTCTTGATAAAATTGTGTACTGGTTTCTGAGAAAAAGTATCAATCTGTATGGAGAAACATTCATTAAAACATTAGGAAAAGAGAAAAAAGGAAATTCAAGCTTTAAAAGCGGAGTTGCCTATCTGAAAGAATTCTGGAAATCAAGAGGAATTAATCCTAATATGATCAACTTTGCAGATGGAAGCGGACTTTCCCCCCAGAATTATGTGTCCGCAAAAGCAGAAGTGCAGGCTCTTTTATATGCTAAAAAACAATCATGGTTTGAAGCGTACTATGATGGATTTCCGGTTCAGGATAATGGTATGAAAATGAAAAGCGGAACCATGAGAGATACCAAATCTTTTGCCGGATACCACACCGCAAAAGATGGGAAAAAATATGTATTTTCGATTATCATCAACAACTATCAGGGAAGCGGAAATACTGAGCTGCAGAAAATCCTGAATGTTTTAAAATAA
- a CDS encoding GLPGLI family protein, with amino-acid sequence MKSKILFFLFLGGLVSAQVNRFFYEYKFIPDSNNKEDVKTEMMMLDIDKNGSSYYSRDKFVADSTGKAELEKQLKAGSGNISINKRERPGQVSYKVTKQYPDFKTYLFRSISTDKYKIKEDQKPEWKILPEKQKIGAYQAQKATASFGGREWTAWFTTDIPFQDGPYIFYGLPGLIVKIEDTTGSHIMTMIGNKTINTPAGESEMQMPDHVRALGVGGKELEVTKDQFKKVWKAYINDPAKNMREMLMKNGDGNTKFSFKLRTGDGKEISDPNQVLREIEKNTKEALKKDNNPIEPDLVN; translated from the coding sequence ATGAAAAGTAAAATTCTATTTTTTTTATTTCTGGGTGGGCTTGTCAGTGCACAGGTCAACAGGTTTTTTTATGAATATAAGTTTATTCCGGATTCCAATAATAAGGAAGATGTAAAGACGGAAATGATGATGCTCGATATCGATAAAAACGGATCAAGCTATTACAGCCGTGATAAATTTGTAGCAGATTCCACCGGAAAAGCAGAACTTGAAAAACAGTTGAAAGCAGGCAGCGGAAATATCAGTATCAACAAAAGAGAAAGACCGGGGCAGGTTTCTTATAAAGTTACCAAACAATACCCGGATTTTAAAACTTATCTCTTCAGAAGCATTTCTACAGATAAGTATAAAATAAAAGAAGATCAGAAACCGGAATGGAAGATATTGCCCGAGAAACAAAAAATAGGAGCGTATCAGGCTCAGAAAGCCACTGCCAGCTTTGGAGGAAGGGAATGGACAGCCTGGTTTACGACAGATATTCCTTTTCAGGATGGGCCTTATATTTTTTACGGCCTTCCCGGCCTTATCGTAAAAATTGAGGATACTACCGGATCTCATATCATGACGATGATAGGTAATAAAACGATTAATACTCCGGCCGGTGAATCGGAAATGCAGATGCCTGATCATGTAAGAGCGCTGGGAGTTGGCGGAAAAGAGCTGGAAGTCACAAAAGATCAGTTCAAAAAAGTATGGAAGGCTTATATAAATGATCCGGCAAAGAATATGAGAGAAATGTTGATGAAAAATGGTGATGGCAATACGAAATTTAGTTTTAAGCTGAGAACAGGAGACGGTAAAGAAATCTCAGATCCCAATCAGGTACTTAGGGAAATAGAAAAAAATACTAAAGAAGCCCTAAAAAAAGATAACAATCCGATAGAACCGGATCTGGTAAATTAA
- a CDS encoding sensor histidine kinase, with the protein MRKSILTRLNNWIIFVVMTTLVIAIVVASTSLINFLRKEEIKRISLLSKAIRIQQEVKTPDTDVLDLLPDILNINNTIPFIVTDKYKNPILDLGYYRNIPESTIKNPEKLQDLIRNMEKNYDPIEIKVPDGNNQFVYYDNSRLLNNLRYSPYILGLFILLYFGFSFWFFKTIKKTDEGYLWAGLAKETAHQIGTPLSSMIGWMEIMKLDNPDSEGVHEIEKDIERLRTISERFSKIGSVPELNDRNFNETIQENYDYLKTRISRKINFTLNLPTYTVLVPHNKILMSWVIENLVKNAVDAMKGEGSITMSVFERNKNILIEVKDNGSGMTKQQARNAFNPGYSTKKRGWGLGLSLARRVIHEYHNGDIKISQTEVGKGSTFRITIRKED; encoded by the coding sequence TTGAGAAAATCCATCCTCACCAGACTGAATAACTGGATCATTTTTGTTGTGATGACTACTTTGGTGATCGCCATTGTAGTGGCTTCAACATCGCTTATTAATTTTCTCAGAAAAGAGGAGATCAAAAGGATCAGTCTTCTTTCCAAAGCGATAAGAATACAACAGGAGGTTAAAACTCCGGATACTGATGTTCTGGATCTGCTGCCGGATATCCTGAATATCAACAATACCATTCCGTTTATTGTAACAGACAAATATAAGAACCCGATTCTTGACCTCGGATACTATAGAAATATTCCTGAAAGTACGATTAAGAATCCTGAAAAACTACAGGATCTGATCCGGAATATGGAGAAAAATTATGATCCTATCGAGATTAAAGTGCCGGATGGAAATAATCAGTTTGTCTATTATGACAACTCGCGTCTGCTTAATAATCTTCGCTATTCTCCCTATATTTTAGGGTTGTTTATTTTGCTGTATTTTGGTTTTTCTTTCTGGTTTTTCAAAACTATTAAAAAGACGGATGAAGGATATCTTTGGGCGGGTCTGGCTAAAGAAACTGCACATCAGATCGGAACTCCTTTATCATCCATGATCGGGTGGATGGAAATTATGAAGCTTGATAATCCGGATTCGGAAGGAGTACATGAAATAGAAAAAGATATTGAAAGACTCAGAACGATCTCAGAGCGATTCTCAAAAATAGGTTCTGTTCCAGAACTGAATGACAGAAATTTTAATGAAACCATTCAGGAGAATTATGATTATTTAAAAACAAGGATCTCCAGAAAGATCAATTTTACGCTTAATCTTCCTACGTATACCGTTCTGGTTCCTCACAATAAAATTCTGATGAGCTGGGTCATTGAAAATCTGGTAAAAAATGCGGTGGATGCGATGAAAGGTGAAGGCTCTATTACCATGTCTGTCTTTGAAAGAAATAAGAATATTTTAATTGAAGTAAAAGATAATGGAAGCGGAATGACTAAACAGCAGGCACGAAATGCTTTTAATCCCGGATATTCTACCAAGAAAAGAGGCTGGGGACTAGGATTGTCACTGGCAAGAAGAGTTATTCATGAATACCACAATGGAGATATTAAGATTTCCCAGACTGAAGTAGGAAAGGGGAGTACTTTCAGGATTACGATCAGAAAAGAGGATTGA
- a CDS encoding sugar O-acetyltransferase, which translates to MTEKEKCAAGLLYNANYDKELIEERIACKDLCQEYNALKNSDSENRFRLLKSIMGSIKENICIEPSFWCDYGYNITVGENFYANHNLVILDCAKVEFGDNVFIGPNCSFYTAGHPLDAKQRNEGLEYAHPIKVGNNVWLGGNVVVLPGVSIGNNSVIGAGSVVTKDIPENVVAVGNPCRVVKNIPEE; encoded by the coding sequence ATGACAGAAAAGGAAAAATGTGCAGCCGGACTTTTATACAACGCCAACTACGATAAAGAATTAATAGAAGAACGCATTGCATGCAAAGATTTGTGTCAGGAATATAATGCTCTCAAAAACTCCGATTCCGAAAACAGATTCCGATTGCTTAAAAGCATTATGGGTAGTATAAAAGAAAATATCTGTATAGAACCCAGCTTTTGGTGTGATTACGGATATAATATAACCGTAGGAGAGAATTTCTACGCCAATCACAATCTGGTTATTTTGGATTGTGCCAAAGTAGAGTTTGGTGATAATGTGTTTATAGGCCCCAATTGCAGTTTTTATACGGCAGGTCATCCGCTTGACGCGAAACAGCGAAATGAAGGACTGGAATATGCACATCCTATCAAAGTAGGTAATAATGTATGGCTGGGAGGCAATGTGGTTGTACTTCCAGGAGTTTCTATCGGAAATAATTCTGTGATTGGAGCTGGAAGTGTGGTAACGAAAGATATTCCTGAGAATGTAGTGGCCGTGGGAAATCCGTGTAGGGTAGTAAAAAATATCCCGGAAGAATAA
- the pepE gene encoding dipeptidase PepE — protein sequence MNIILASTSTLFGGEYLEYLREELIQLYNGIDEIVFIPFARPGGISHDDYTAKARSFFETIDIKVKGLHEFEDKKEAIHQAKGFFTGGGNTFLLVKTLHEEGLMSVLKENVSKGKAYLGCSAGSNIGGQNMKTTNDMPIVYPPSFDCMGLVPFNINPHYLDPNPDLKHNGETRETRIQEFLTQNDIKVVGLREGNWIRRTNDSITVEGSELTRIFEKGKEPYEIEAGSRL from the coding sequence ATGAATATCATATTAGCTTCAACATCTACACTTTTTGGTGGAGAATATCTGGAATACTTAAGAGAAGAATTAATCCAACTTTATAACGGAATTGATGAAATTGTATTTATTCCTTTTGCAAGACCAGGTGGAATTTCCCATGATGATTATACCGCAAAAGCACGTTCTTTCTTTGAAACCATCGATATAAAAGTGAAAGGTCTTCACGAATTTGAAGATAAAAAGGAAGCCATTCATCAGGCAAAAGGTTTCTTTACAGGAGGCGGAAATACCTTTTTATTGGTTAAAACATTACACGAAGAAGGGCTGATGTCTGTCCTGAAAGAAAATGTATCAAAAGGAAAAGCCTATCTCGGATGCAGCGCAGGAAGCAATATCGGAGGCCAGAATATGAAGACAACGAACGATATGCCGATTGTATATCCGCCAAGTTTCGACTGTATGGGATTGGTTCCTTTCAATATTAATCCGCATTATCTTGATCCTAATCCCGACTTAAAGCATAACGGAGAAACCAGAGAAACCCGTATTCAGGAGTTTCTTACCCAGAATGATATCAAAGTGGTTGGTCTCAGAGAAGGGAACTGGATCAGAAGAACCAATGATTCCATTACTGTAGAAGGAAGTGAACTGACAAGGATTTTTGAAAAAGGAAAAGAGCCTTACGAAATAGAAGCAGGAAGCAGACTTTAA
- a CDS encoding PDZ domain-containing protein, which produces MRKTVLSLGIFAAFLANAQSIKTTIDLVNVKDDKVAVTMEFPKMKSGDIKFHFPKTVPGTYSVDDYGRFIEGIKFYDNKGKELTYTKVNDNTYSLKNAQGLSKISYLVNDSFDDELDTSKHKAVFSPSGTDIEEGKIYMINTHGFIGYIENMQDVPYQLVIQKPTDFYGTTALVDQDKSESTDTYTLANYAKVTDSPLMYTKPDYITFNAGGMDLVLGVYSPTGKYKAADFKENLEKMVVAQKKFLGDMNTNKKYAIMLYLSGGDGPRIKGFGALEHHESTSVVLPEAMPKDAIDNTITDVVSHEFFHTVNPLKTHSEEIHYFDYADPKMSQHLWMYEGGTEYFANLFQIQEGLINKDQFLERIGEKIANSKSYDDTMPFTVMSKNVLVEPYKDQYRNVYEKGALLAMCLDIELRKLSNGEMGYRDMIRKLSQRFGENKPFKDDKLIDELVTVTGYPQVKEFYNKYIAGNQPTPYAQYLSMVGVDIKKQESQPLFWFIKDPNQTGFDEKTNAFAFDEHSALSPFAKSIGFKITDQVLALDGRTVDIKKVQDFIGYTRTIKEGQEVTVTILRDNAGKKEKMTLKGKAILDKMTMETLSFKANPTPEELKLQTQWLTGKK; this is translated from the coding sequence ATGAGAAAAACAGTACTTAGCCTTGGTATTTTTGCTGCTTTTTTAGCAAATGCACAGTCTATAAAAACCACTATTGACCTTGTCAACGTAAAAGATGATAAAGTAGCCGTTACCATGGAGTTCCCAAAAATGAAATCCGGTGACATTAAATTTCATTTCCCTAAAACAGTTCCGGGTACTTATTCTGTAGACGACTACGGAAGATTCATCGAAGGAATCAAATTTTACGATAATAAAGGAAAAGAGCTTACTTATACTAAAGTAAATGACAATACCTATTCATTGAAAAATGCTCAGGGTCTTTCCAAAATCTCTTATCTTGTAAATGACAGTTTTGATGATGAATTGGATACCTCTAAGCATAAAGCCGTATTTTCTCCTTCAGGAACTGATATTGAAGAAGGAAAGATATACATGATCAATACCCACGGATTTATCGGATATATCGAGAACATGCAGGATGTTCCTTATCAGCTTGTCATTCAGAAACCCACTGATTTCTACGGAACGACAGCGCTGGTAGATCAGGATAAATCTGAATCAACAGATACCTATACTCTTGCCAACTATGCTAAGGTGACCGATTCACCATTAATGTATACAAAGCCGGATTATATTACCTTCAATGCCGGAGGAATGGATCTAGTGCTAGGCGTTTATTCTCCGACAGGAAAGTATAAAGCTGCCGATTTCAAAGAAAATCTTGAAAAAATGGTGGTTGCCCAAAAGAAATTCCTGGGCGATATGAACACGAATAAAAAGTATGCTATCATGCTTTACCTTTCCGGTGGTGACGGACCAAGAATCAAAGGTTTCGGAGCATTGGAACACCACGAATCGACAAGTGTGGTACTGCCTGAAGCAATGCCGAAGGATGCCATTGACAATACCATTACAGATGTCGTTTCCCACGAGTTTTTCCATACGGTAAACCCTCTGAAAACCCATTCCGAAGAGATTCATTATTTTGATTATGCAGATCCGAAAATGTCTCAGCACTTATGGATGTATGAAGGCGGAACAGAATATTTTGCCAACTTATTCCAGATCCAGGAAGGTTTGATCAATAAAGATCAGTTCCTTGAAAGAATTGGTGAAAAAATTGCCAATTCCAAGAGCTATGACGATACAATGCCATTTACAGTAATGAGTAAAAATGTATTGGTAGAGCCTTATAAAGATCAGTACAGAAACGTCTATGAGAAAGGAGCTCTTTTAGCCATGTGCTTAGACATCGAGCTTAGAAAATTGTCCAACGGAGAAATGGGATATAGGGATATGATCAGAAAATTGTCTCAGAGATTTGGTGAAAACAAACCTTTCAAAGATGATAAACTGATTGACGAATTGGTAACAGTTACCGGATATCCTCAGGTAAAAGAATTCTACAACAAATATATCGCAGGAAACCAGCCAACACCTTATGCACAATATCTGAGCATGGTAGGGGTGGATATTAAAAAGCAGGAAAGCCAGCCTTTGTTCTGGTTTATCAAAGACCCGAACCAGACAGGTTTTGATGAAAAGACCAATGCTTTTGCTTTTGATGAACATTCTGCGCTTTCTCCGTTTGCGAAAAGTATCGGATTTAAAATCACAGACCAGGTACTTGCTTTAGACGGAAGAACGGTAGATATCAAAAAGGTACAGGATTTTATTGGTTATACAAGAACCATTAAAGAAGGACAGGAAGTTACGGTAACCATTCTAAGAGACAATGCCGGCAAAAAAGAGAAAATGACATTGAAAGGAAAGGCTATTCTGGATAAAATGACCATGGAAACACTTTCTTTCAAAGCGAATCCAACACCGGAAGAACTGAAACTGCAGACTCAGTGGCTTACAGGTAAAAAATAA